The following nucleotide sequence is from Halorussus caseinilyticus.
TCGTCGCGGCGGTCCGGGACGACGTAGATGTTCTGGACGAACCCGCGAGTCGCGTCCTGTTCGTAGTTGCTCGACTCGACGCCGAAGGTGACGAACCCGACGAGTTCGCCCGCGTCGTCGCGCGCCACCAGCAGTTCGTCGGAGACGGCGCTCCGGGCGATTGCCTCCCGAATCGTCGCCCGGTTCTCGTCGGCCAGCAGGTGCGACCCGAACCCGCGCTGGTCGGCGGCGAGTTCGACCCACCGGTCGGCCGCCGCGTCCGCGTCCTCGATACTTCCGAGTTCGACGGAGACCATTCAGTCCCTGAGCGCCTCCACCGCGGGCAGGTCCTCGCCGGTGAGCATGTTGAGCGCCGCGCCGCCGCCCGTACTCACGTGGTCGAATCCCTCGATGTCGAACTTTCGGATGGCCGCCGCCGTGTCGCCGCCGCCGACGATACTGTACTCGGCGTCCGTGGCAGTCGAGAAGAGTTGGCGGGTACCGCGAGCGAACGTCTCGTCCTCGAAGACGCCCGCCGGACCGTTGAGAACGACCGTGCCCGAGTCGCGGACGACTTCGGCGTAGGCGTCTACCGTCTCCGTGCCTACGTCCATCGCGGCCTCGCCCTCCCGCGGGGGAAGGTCGTCTACCGCGACTTCGTGGCGTTCGCCGTCGCGTTCGACCGCTACGTCCACCGGGAGTCGGATGCGGTCGCCGTACTCGGCGAGGAGGTCGGCCGCCCGGTCGATTTCGTCCCAGTAGCCCTGTTCGTAGACGAAATCGGCGCTGGCGTCGCCGAGGTCGGTCTCGTCGGCCAACAGGAACACGTTACCGACGACGCCGGTCGTCAGCACCTCGTCGGCGAGTTCGCGTTCGAGGACGCTCTCGACCACCGCCATCGAGTCGGGAACTTTCGCGCCGCCGATGACGTAGGTCCGGGGTTCGGGCGTCCCCTCGATGTCGCCAAGAACGTCGAGTTCCCGTTCCATCACGCGGCCCGCGTAGCCCGGAATCCGGGACGGAAAGCCGACGATGGAGGGCTGAGACCGGTGGGCCGCGGCGAAGGCGTCGTTGACGTAGGCGTCTAGCGCGGGGACGAGTTTGTCCACGAGTTCGGTCTCACCGGCGCGTTCGGCCGGGAACTCCATGTACTCCTCGCTGTAGAAGCGGGTGTTCTCCAGCACGACGGCCTCCCCGTCGCCCAAGTTCTCGACGGACCGGCGGGCGTCGGCGGAGAAGGTGGCGTCGGAGTACTCGACGGGGGCGTCGAGCAGTTCGTCGAGGCGGTTCGCGTGCGGGCGAAGGTTTCTGAACTGGTCGCCGCCGGGACGACCTTGGTGGGCGAGGACGGCGACCCGTCCGCCGCGTCCGAGCAGTTCCGAGAGGGTGTCGACGTGGGCGCGCAAGCGGGCGTCGTCGGCGAGTTCCCCGTCGTCGGTCAGCGGGCTATTGATGTCGATACGCACTCCGAGCGTGGTCCCTTGGACGGCGAGGTCGTCCAGGGTCTCTATCGGCATGTACGTGACTCCGACAGCCCGAGTGAAATATGTGTCGGGGCAGGCGACAAATACAAATTCGCTTCCGAGTGAACTTTCAGCGCCTCTGTGACGGGTTCACGTTTTGCAAACTTTTTTATACCCGGTGTGAGACCTTCTGATAGACTATGACAGGCACGGAAAAGTCGCGGCGTGCGTATCTACAGACGACGGCGGCACTCGGTGCCGCCGGTCTCACCGGTCTCTCCGGATGTATCGGTAGCATCTCCGGTGGTAGCGGCGGGAGCGACGACCCCATCCAGATGGGTTCGATTTTGCCGATTACGGGGGCACTGAGCGCCTACGGTAACGGAATGCAGGAAGCGGTCAACCTCGCTAAAAAGCACATCAACGACGCGGGTGGTCCCCTCGGGCGCACGGTGAAAGTACACAACAAGGACAGCGAGACCAAACCGAGCAAGGCCTCCCAGAAGTACAAGTCGCTGGTCAACGAGCAAGGCATCGTCGGGTTCGTCGGGGCGGCGTCCAGTGGGGTGTCGGTCCCGCTCGCTAAGAACGTCGCGTCCGACGGCGTGATGCAGGTGAGCAACGCCAGCACCACTCCGGCGCTCGCCGAAATCGGCTACGAGGGCGACACGAAGTACTTCGGGCGGACCGCGCCCAACGACGGCCAACAGGGTATCGTGATGGGCCGCATCATGAACGAGGACGACTACATCGGCGCGGACAAGGCCGCGTTCCTCCACGTCGCCAACGCCTACGGCGAAGGACTGGCGAAGAAGGCGAAAGCCGCCTTCGACGGCGAGACGGTGGCGATGGTGCCCTACGACAAGAAGTCCTCGGACTACACTTCGACGCTCGACAAACTCTTCGAGAACGACCCCGACGCCGTGGGATTCGTCGGCTATCCCGGTAACGGGAAGACAATCCTCAAGCAGTGGGACAACGGCGGTTACGGCGGCGAGTGGGTTCTCAGCGAAGGTCTGAACGACAAAGGCTTCTTCGAGAATCTCAAGGAAATCACCGACGGGATGTACCTCGCGTCCCCCAGTCCCGAGTCCACCAAGAGCGCCGATACGTTCGACGGCGAGATGGGCGACCAATCGGGGACGCTGTTCGCACCGCACGCCTACGACGGACTCTTCTTGCAGGCGCTCGCAATCCACAAGGCCGGGGAAGCGACCGGCGAGGCCATCGCCAAGAACTTCCAGTCGGTGTCCCGCGACGGAACGAAGGTGTACGCGGGCGAGTTCCAGAAGGCCAAGGACTTGCTCGACGACGGCGAGAGCATCAACTATCAGGGCGCGTCGAGTCCGGTGGACATGAACGAGTCGCTCGAACCGCTCAACCGGTTCGCCATCATGCAGGTCCAAAGTGCCAAGCGGAAAGAACTAGAGACCATTCCGCGGACGTACTTCGAGGGGAAACTGTAAGCTACCGACAACGAGGGTGACGCTCCCGTCGGCACTCTCACGTCGCTCGAACCACGCGCAAACGCGGCTTTCTTCCGGGTCGCCTCTCGAATTTCGTTGAACTATCCTG
It contains:
- a CDS encoding GNAT family N-acetyltransferase; its protein translation is MVSVELGSIEDADAAADRWVELAADQRGFGSHLLADENRATIREAIARSAVSDELLVARDDAGELVGFVTFGVESSNYEQDATRGFVQNIYVVPDRRDEGVGSELLGAAETKLVDDGADTLALEMMADNRDARRFYRRHGYAPHRVELEKSVESDTLTKE
- a CDS encoding ABC transporter substrate-binding protein, with amino-acid sequence MTGTEKSRRAYLQTTAALGAAGLTGLSGCIGSISGGSGGSDDPIQMGSILPITGALSAYGNGMQEAVNLAKKHINDAGGPLGRTVKVHNKDSETKPSKASQKYKSLVNEQGIVGFVGAASSGVSVPLAKNVASDGVMQVSNASTTPALAEIGYEGDTKYFGRTAPNDGQQGIVMGRIMNEDDYIGADKAAFLHVANAYGEGLAKKAKAAFDGETVAMVPYDKKSSDYTSTLDKLFENDPDAVGFVGYPGNGKTILKQWDNGGYGGEWVLSEGLNDKGFFENLKEITDGMYLASPSPESTKSADTFDGEMGDQSGTLFAPHAYDGLFLQALAIHKAGEATGEAIAKNFQSVSRDGTKVYAGEFQKAKDLLDDGESINYQGASSPVDMNESLEPLNRFAIMQVQSAKRKELETIPRTYFEGKL
- a CDS encoding phosphoglycerate kinase gives rise to the protein MPIETLDDLAVQGTTLGVRIDINSPLTDDGELADDARLRAHVDTLSELLGRGGRVAVLAHQGRPGGDQFRNLRPHANRLDELLDAPVEYSDATFSADARRSVENLGDGEAVVLENTRFYSEEYMEFPAERAGETELVDKLVPALDAYVNDAFAAAHRSQPSIVGFPSRIPGYAGRVMERELDVLGDIEGTPEPRTYVIGGAKVPDSMAVVESVLERELADEVLTTGVVGNVFLLADETDLGDASADFVYEQGYWDEIDRAADLLAEYGDRIRLPVDVAVERDGERHEVAVDDLPPREGEAAMDVGTETVDAYAEVVRDSGTVVLNGPAGVFEDETFARGTRQLFSTATDAEYSIVGGGDTAAAIRKFDIEGFDHVSTGGGAALNMLTGEDLPAVEALRD